In Nitrospiria bacterium, a single genomic region encodes these proteins:
- a CDS encoding tetratricopeptide repeat protein, with protein MANPRLWLFRLFAILVVPVILLVFLEGGLRLAGFGYPTTFTIKCPSEALKGYCENNQFGQLFFPQNIAREPRSFAIINPKPPNTYRIFVFGGSAAEGDPDPSYGFSRMLQVMLRDQFPRVNFDVINVGMTAINSHVVYQIAKDIGVREGDLFIIYLGNNEVVGPFGAGTVFSPLSPNLSLIRGSIFVKTTRIGQALGQVFHTSKKGMETDTRGGMEMFLQNQVRADDPGMEKVYQHFQKNLEDILKIANKNQIKTILSTVATNLKDNAPFASLHRRDLPDHERKQWESLYQKGVQFESEGLGSQANSQFLKAAEMDDQFADLQYRLARNFFSLQNVEEARKRYILARDLDTLRFRADSKINEIIRTTASRHADQGVTLLDSVQVLEKTSPEGIPGNDLFYEHANLNFHGNYLLATALFREFEKSLPTWIGGKEKDRPFLTEGQIAHLLAYTGYDRYRIAYDMLMRTRRLPFTSQLDHQSQDALRQKEIDELRQFTHLDGLMSASLQYKEALIKSFFDPWLYYNFALFLENSQNPKGASEAFTKFLFFLPHYYPAHEKLASALIQTGNFDEAIRHADQALQIKPNFYQSAFTKAFALSKVGSYEESLKILEGLSKTSPAMGVGIYNQMGQVHLFQGNFKEAAKSFQQAILVHKSPDESPIPEIYSNLGLTLRQLGETTQAHQALQKAVEEYQKELKSNPNSARTHLALGTTWIELGNLENATQHFQQAVKLNPKDFNTHLNLINAFEVQGKMKEGIRASQEAIQIMKNIGRVDEAKKLEGYLEALKSAKPREK; from the coding sequence ATGGCAAATCCACGGTTATGGTTATTTAGACTTTTTGCAATCCTCGTTGTTCCGGTTATTCTCTTAGTGTTTCTGGAAGGGGGGCTGAGATTAGCAGGCTTTGGTTATCCAACCACGTTTACAATCAAATGTCCTTCGGAGGCCTTAAAAGGTTATTGTGAAAATAACCAATTTGGGCAGCTTTTTTTTCCCCAGAACATTGCCCGTGAACCTCGATCGTTTGCCATTATCAACCCAAAACCCCCCAATACTTACCGTATCTTTGTATTTGGAGGTTCTGCTGCCGAGGGTGATCCGGACCCGTCTTATGGGTTCAGCCGCATGCTTCAAGTCATGCTGAGAGACCAATTCCCCAGAGTTAATTTCGATGTCATCAACGTGGGAATGACGGCCATTAATTCCCATGTGGTTTATCAAATCGCAAAAGACATTGGGGTAAGAGAAGGAGACCTGTTCATTATTTATCTTGGAAACAATGAGGTGGTTGGCCCCTTTGGAGCAGGAACCGTTTTCTCTCCCTTATCCCCTAATTTATCCCTGATTCGTGGAAGTATTTTTGTAAAAACCACCCGCATAGGCCAGGCCTTGGGTCAGGTATTTCACACCTCGAAAAAAGGGATGGAAACCGACACCAGGGGAGGAATGGAAATGTTTCTCCAAAATCAGGTTCGTGCCGATGATCCCGGCATGGAAAAAGTTTATCAGCATTTTCAAAAAAATTTAGAAGACATTCTCAAAATTGCAAATAAAAACCAAATAAAAACTATTTTAAGTACAGTGGCCACCAATTTAAAAGACAATGCCCCTTTTGCCTCCCTTCACCGAAGGGATTTGCCGGATCATGAAAGAAAACAATGGGAAAGCCTTTACCAAAAGGGGGTTCAATTCGAATCAGAGGGTTTGGGATCACAAGCCAATTCTCAATTTTTAAAAGCGGCTGAAATGGATGACCAGTTTGCAGATTTGCAATACCGATTGGCCCGAAACTTCTTTTCCCTGCAAAACGTTGAAGAAGCTCGAAAAAGGTATATCCTGGCACGGGATCTGGATACCTTGCGTTTCCGGGCGGATTCTAAAATAAACGAAATCATTCGAACCACCGCCTCGCGTCACGCCGATCAAGGGGTCACCCTATTAGATTCCGTCCAAGTTCTAGAGAAAACCTCCCCCGAAGGCATCCCTGGGAACGACCTGTTCTATGAACATGCCAACCTGAATTTTCACGGAAACTACCTCCTGGCAACTGCCCTTTTTAGGGAATTTGAAAAGAGTCTGCCAACTTGGATTGGTGGAAAAGAAAAGGATCGCCCCTTTTTAACCGAAGGACAAATCGCTCATCTTCTGGCCTATACCGGCTATGACCGTTACCGGATCGCGTATGATATGTTAATGAGAACCCGGAGGCTCCCTTTTACCAGCCAGTTGGACCACCAGAGCCAGGATGCCTTGAGGCAAAAAGAAATCGATGAACTTCGCCAGTTTACGCATTTGGACGGTTTGATGAGTGCGTCTCTTCAATACAAAGAAGCCCTTATAAAATCTTTTTTTGACCCTTGGTTATATTATAATTTTGCCCTTTTCCTTGAAAACAGCCAAAACCCAAAAGGCGCCTCTGAAGCGTTTACGAAATTCTTATTTTTCTTGCCCCATTATTATCCGGCTCATGAAAAATTGGCTTCAGCCTTAATCCAGACGGGAAATTTCGATGAAGCCATCCGCCACGCCGACCAAGCCCTTCAGATCAAGCCAAATTTTTACCAATCGGCTTTTACAAAAGCCTTTGCTTTGAGCAAAGTTGGGTCGTATGAGGAAAGTCTAAAAATCCTTGAAGGCTTATCGAAAACTTCTCCGGCCATGGGGGTGGGGATTTATAATCAAATGGGCCAGGTTCACCTCTTTCAAGGAAACTTTAAGGAGGCGGCAAAATCCTTTCAGCAGGCAATTTTAGTCCACAAATCCCCCGATGAAAGTCCCATTCCAGAAATTTATTCAAATCTTGGGCTAACGTTAAGACAATTGGGGGAAACCACCCAAGCCCATCAAGCCCTCCAAAAAGCCGTAGAAGAATATCAAAAAGAGTTAAAATCAAACCCCAATTCCGCCAGGACCCATTTGGCATTAGGCACCACCTGGATCGAATTAGGGAATTTAGAAAATGCCACACAGCATTTTCAACAAGCGGTGAAATTAAATCCAAAGGATTTTAACACCCACCTCAACTTAATTAATGCCTTTGAGGTTCAGGGAAAAATGAAGGAGGGAATTCGCGCTTCCCAAGAGGCCATTCAAATCATGAAAAATATTGGCCGGGTGGATGAGGCAAAAAAACTGGAGGGATATTTAGAGGCCTTAAAAAGCGCAAAACCCCGGGAAAAATAA
- a CDS encoding DUF5989 family protein: MEIVDKMKSRLGIMGELLTFLWERKLWWLIPLVVVLFLFGILISLAQNPAIAPFIYTLF; this comes from the coding sequence ATGGAAATTGTTGATAAAATGAAATCCAGGTTAGGAATTATGGGAGAGTTATTGACCTTTTTATGGGAGAGAAAGTTATGGTGGCTCATTCCGTTGGTTGTCGTTCTATTTTTATTTGGAATTCTCATTTCCTTGGCACAGAATCCGGCCATCGCCCCATTTATTTACACTTTATTTTAA
- a CDS encoding class I SAM-dependent methyltransferase, translating into MDKPFKEVGHLVRMFYETWSFPGNEDCEDIQDLGQKSNRSLYARLLDEQIRYGARILDAGCGTGQLAIFLSLLNRDVLGIEFSFNSISKGMAFKKNFNVLNVNFIQMDLFHLSFIFTQSREGVFFITIGKKKGAIHGNC; encoded by the coding sequence ATGGACAAACCTTTTAAAGAAGTAGGCCATCTCGTCCGGATGTTTTATGAAACATGGTCTTTTCCCGGAAATGAAGATTGTGAGGATATTCAAGACCTGGGGCAAAAATCTAATCGAAGCCTATACGCCCGGCTACTGGATGAACAGATCCGGTACGGAGCGAGAATCTTAGATGCGGGGTGTGGGACAGGACAATTAGCGATTTTTCTATCCTTACTAAATCGAGACGTGCTTGGAATTGAATTCTCTTTCAATTCCATATCCAAGGGAATGGCCTTCAAGAAAAATTTTAATGTTTTAAATGTGAACTTTATTCAAATGGACCTGTTTCATTTGAGTTTTATCTTCACCCAAAGCCGAGAAGGGGTTTTTTTCATTACCATCGGAAAGAAAAAAGGAGCCATTCATGGAAATTGTTGA
- a CDS encoding ankyrin repeat domain-containing protein encodes MVKKENILKYLSPTARLIFLLLLWSCSNETIEQKLEKAILEGNQNQVNGLLEKGADPNGKNQEGQPLLFVALQKGLIPLATTFLEKGADPNIRDKTGEPLLYFASRHRHVGLVQALLKKKADVNVKMEYGATPLMVASGIGITEIVGLLLKHNPDINAQNQEGKTALFYATQGGHSDIVKALAQYGADLNIQTKEGKTALMEAAVAGKGEILQVLFEVGAEADFKTPGGGTALFYASNQPKSEAVKILLEKGAQPNTQLLNGATPLFFASGGGHLESVTLLLENGAKVNIPTTQGATPLLVASQQGHTEVAKLLLQHGADVHIKTIDGKTPLDVAKNIEIVRLLTKAGAK; translated from the coding sequence ATGGTAAAGAAGGAAAACATCTTAAAATATTTATCCCCAACCGCACGGCTCATATTCTTATTGTTGCTATGGTCCTGCTCAAACGAAACCATCGAACAGAAATTAGAAAAAGCCATTTTAGAAGGAAATCAAAACCAGGTAAACGGACTATTAGAAAAAGGAGCCGATCCCAATGGAAAAAATCAGGAGGGGCAACCCCTTTTGTTTGTTGCCCTTCAAAAAGGGTTAATCCCATTGGCCACAACCTTTCTGGAGAAAGGAGCAGATCCAAATATCAGGGATAAAACAGGTGAGCCGCTTCTTTATTTCGCCTCACGTCATCGGCATGTTGGACTGGTTCAAGCCCTTCTGAAAAAAAAGGCAGATGTAAATGTCAAAATGGAATATGGGGCCACACCCTTAATGGTAGCCTCGGGAATTGGCATAACAGAAATTGTAGGGCTTTTGTTGAAGCACAACCCGGATATCAACGCCCAAAACCAGGAAGGCAAAACCGCTTTGTTTTATGCCACGCAAGGCGGTCATTCCGATATCGTAAAAGCCTTAGCCCAATATGGAGCAGATTTGAACATCCAAACCAAGGAAGGCAAAACCGCTCTAATGGAAGCTGCTGTCGCTGGAAAAGGTGAAATCTTACAAGTTCTCTTTGAGGTTGGGGCTGAGGCCGATTTTAAAACCCCCGGAGGCGGAACGGCGTTATTTTATGCATCCAACCAACCCAAAAGTGAGGCGGTCAAAATCCTTTTAGAAAAAGGTGCCCAACCCAACACCCAACTCCTCAACGGTGCAACCCCCTTGTTTTTTGCCTCAGGGGGAGGTCATTTAGAATCCGTTACGCTCCTTTTGGAAAATGGGGCTAAGGTCAATATCCCCACAACCCAGGGGGCCACTCCCCTTTTAGTGGCTTCTCAACAAGGGCACACGGAGGTAGCCAAACTGTTGCTTCAACATGGAGCGGATGTCCATATCAAAACAATTGATGGAAAAACCCCACTTGATGTAGCAAAAAACATTGAAATAGTACGGCTTCTAACAAAGGCAGGGGCCAAGTAA
- a CDS encoding carbamoyltransferase, which yields MYILGLSCYYHDAAVALLKDGMLVAAAEEERFSRKKHDSGFPNNAIEFCLRAANITKKNLDYVVFYEKPFTKFERILKTVLSASPHSGKFFRQAMVSWLSEKLWVKDIIKNNLGIEDKRILFSEHHISHAASAFFCSPFEEAAILTVDAVGEWTTATLGKGKDCDLTLFNELRFPHSVGLLYSTFTAFLGFEVNEGEYKVMGMAPYGTPQYVDEVYKLMEVKDDGSIWLDLDYFNYIRSPEKAFGERFEKIFGKPRDPKSNFFTLKSNYPKYFGAKPNDFETRAKENQYYADIAASIQKVTEEILLKMAHHLYQTTGLRKLCMAGGVALNSVANGRILNETPFEEIYIQPSAGDGGGAVGAALWGYHSVLGNPRQFEMTHAYWGDQFDEGLIHRFLTDANISYQKASHPEGLYDQVVDRLTQGEVIGWFQGKFEWGPRALGNRSIIADPRRADMKDIINTKIKFREPYRPFAPSVLVDQAEKFFEISNIQKQYPARFMLYVANVKEEKRKLVPAITHVDGTARPQTVSMETNPFYYNLIQRFEKATGIPMILNTSFNLRGEPIVNSPEDAFNTFSKSGMDALVLGPFIIEKK from the coding sequence ATGTATATCCTAGGTCTCTCCTGTTATTACCATGACGCTGCGGTTGCATTGCTAAAAGATGGAATGCTGGTTGCCGCCGCCGAGGAAGAGCGGTTTTCCCGAAAAAAACATGATTCCGGTTTTCCCAACAACGCCATCGAATTTTGTTTAAGGGCAGCTAATATTACTAAAAAAAATTTGGATTATGTGGTCTTTTATGAAAAACCCTTTACCAAATTTGAAAGAATTCTCAAAACCGTTCTATCCGCTTCTCCTCACTCTGGAAAATTTTTCCGGCAAGCCATGGTCAGTTGGCTCTCCGAAAAATTGTGGGTTAAGGATATAATCAAAAACAATTTGGGAATAGAGGATAAGCGAATTTTATTTTCTGAGCATCACATCTCACATGCAGCCAGCGCATTTTTCTGCTCCCCCTTTGAGGAAGCCGCCATATTAACCGTTGATGCCGTAGGTGAATGGACAACGGCAACCTTAGGGAAGGGCAAAGATTGCGATCTGACCTTGTTTAATGAACTGCGTTTTCCCCATTCCGTGGGTTTACTCTACAGCACTTTCACCGCTTTTCTGGGTTTTGAAGTAAACGAGGGGGAATATAAGGTCATGGGAATGGCACCCTATGGAACACCCCAATATGTGGATGAAGTTTACAAACTGATGGAGGTTAAAGACGACGGAAGCATTTGGTTGGACCTGGATTATTTTAACTATATCCGGTCTCCGGAAAAAGCTTTTGGTGAACGGTTTGAAAAAATATTTGGAAAACCAAGGGATCCAAAATCTAACTTTTTCACTTTAAAATCCAATTATCCAAAATACTTTGGAGCAAAACCCAATGACTTTGAAACACGCGCCAAGGAAAACCAATACTATGCGGACATCGCCGCGAGTATCCAAAAAGTGACAGAGGAAATTTTATTAAAAATGGCCCATCATCTTTACCAAACCACCGGGCTTCGGAAACTTTGCATGGCGGGGGGGGTGGCCTTAAACAGCGTCGCTAATGGACGGATTTTAAATGAAACTCCGTTTGAGGAGATCTATATCCAGCCCTCCGCAGGGGATGGAGGAGGAGCCGTGGGGGCAGCTCTTTGGGGTTACCACTCGGTCTTAGGAAATCCAAGACAGTTTGAGATGACTCATGCCTATTGGGGGGACCAATTTGATGAAGGACTCATCCATCGATTTTTAACAGACGCCAATATTTCATATCAAAAGGCCAGCCACCCAGAGGGCCTCTACGACCAAGTCGTGGATCGGTTAACCCAGGGGGAAGTCATCGGTTGGTTTCAAGGAAAATTTGAATGGGGCCCCAGAGCCCTTGGGAATCGGTCCATCATCGCAGATCCCAGACGGGCAGATATGAAGGATATTATCAACACCAAAATAAAATTTCGGGAACCTTACCGGCCATTTGCCCCTTCTGTATTAGTGGATCAAGCGGAAAAATTTTTTGAAATCTCAAACATTCAGAAACAATACCCGGCCCGTTTCATGCTTTATGTGGCCAATGTAAAAGAGGAAAAACGAAAGCTGGTTCCCGCAATCACCCATGTGGATGGAACGGCCAGACCACAAACCGTTAGCATGGAAACCAACCCCTTCTACTACAACCTGATTCAACGGTTTGAGAAAGCCACAGGAATCCCCATGATCCTGAATACCTCTTTCAATCTGAGAGGGGAACCGATTGTCAATTCTCCAGAAGATGCTTTTAATACCTTCAGCAAAAGTGGAATGGATGCCTTGGTTCTGGGTCCATTCATTATTGAAAAAAAATAA